The Neomonachus schauinslandi chromosome 11, ASM220157v2, whole genome shotgun sequence genome contains a region encoding:
- the LOC110593359 gene encoding LOW QUALITY PROTEIN: transcription initiation factor TFIID subunit 9-like (The sequence of the model RefSeq protein was modified relative to this genomic sequence to represent the inferred CDS: substituted 1 base at 1 genomic stop codon) yields MESGKMASPKSMPKDAQMMAQILKDMGITEYEPSVINQMLEFAFXYVTTILDDAKIYSSHAKKATVDADDVRLAIQCRADRSFTSPPPRDFLLDIARQRNQTPLPLIKPYSGPRLPPDRYCLTAPNYRLKSLQKKASTSAGRITVPWLSQHLTWSVTSRPSTPTLGTPTPQTMSVSTKVGTPVSLTGQRFTVQMPTSQSPTVKASIPATSAVQNVLINPSLIGSKNILITTNMVSSQNTANDSSNALKRKREDDDDDDDDDDDDDDNL; encoded by the coding sequence ATGGAGTCTGGCAAGATGGCTTCTCCCAAGAGCATGCCGAAAGATGCACAGATGATGGCGCAAATCCTGAAGGATATGGGGATTACAGAATATGAGCCAAGTGTTATAAATCAGATGTTGGAGTTTGCCTTCTGATATGTGACCACAATTCTAGATGATGCAAAAATTTATTCAAGCCATGCTAAGAAAGCCACTGTTGATGCAGATGATGTGCGATTGGCCATCCAGTGTCGTGCTGATCGGTCTTTTACCTCTCCTCCCCCAAGAGATTTTTTATTAGATATTGCAAGGCAAAGAAATCAAACTCCTTTGCCATTAATCAAGCCATATTCAGGCCCCAGGTTGCCACCTGATAGATACTGCCTGACTGCTCCAAACTATAGACTTAAGTCTTTACAAAAAAAGGCATCTACTTCTGCGGGAAGAATAACAGTTCCATGGTTAAGTCAACACTTAACTTGGTCTGTTACTAGCAGACCAAGTACTCCCACCCTTGGCACCCCAACCCCACAAACCATGTCTGTGTCAACTAAAGTAGGGACTCCAGTGTCCCTCACAGGGCAAAGGTTTACAGTGCAGATGCCCACTTCACAGTCCCCAACTGTAAAAGCATCAATTCCTGCAACATCCGCAGTTCAGAATGTTCTGATTAATCCATCATTAATTGGGTCTAAAAACATTCTTATTACCACTAACATGGTGTCATCACAAAATACTGCCAATGACTCATCAAATGCATTGAAAAGAAAACGAGaagatgatgacgatgatgacgatgatgacgatgatgacgATGATAATTTGTAA